In Necator americanus strain Aroian chromosome IV, whole genome shotgun sequence, the following proteins share a genomic window:
- a CDS encoding hypothetical protein (NECATOR_CHRIV.G14239.T1): MCTCVCKTGECNKDAFHDELNVLTTKIRSQQKVTVGIDANGNMGLEQQSDVPRKGYYPTGRISDNINRVVDLCEQKGLIV; this comes from the coding sequence ATGTGCACATGCGTCTGCAAAACCGGTGAATGCAACAAGGACGCCTTccatgatgaactcaatgtgtTGACGACTAAAATACGGAGTCAGCAGAAGGTCactgtcggaatcgacgcgaATGGAAACatgggacttgaacaacaGTCCGATGTGCCAAGAAAAGGGTATTATCCAACAGGACGCATCTCGGATAACATTAACCGGGTGgtcgacttatgtgaacagaaGGGCCTCATCGTGTGA
- a CDS encoding hypothetical protein (NECATOR_CHRIV.G14240.T2) has translation MQRIEAAIECAVKSRRYGALITETFDLARSQAQSAVAKGLTPFPVVVKDCFAVQGYPLTCASRMLESYVAPYTATVVQRLIDRGGCIIGKGNMDEFCMGTSSVLGHFGPVKSGLTRSVEDDWFVPGGSSGGSAVAVQLGMAEVGLGSDTGGSSRNPAAFNGIFGLKPTYGVLSRHGLVPLVNSLDVPSILAKSANSCWNFLQAMSGIDKRDSTSIELSSSDTCSSVVGLRIGIPKEYHNEFLSDDAWRVWNHAANTLQRHGAKIVELSLPNTKYSLVCYQIISAVDIASNMARYDSIEYGHRSKNEKSTFDLYASSRSEAFNTVVKRRIMAGNYFLMRENRKKFFTKALRVRRKIASEIFEAFNSVDILLTPTATGSSPLFSKLRQGFYKREDQDDFYTQPANLAGVPAISVPCGRSSDNLPIGVQLIGNLLKDRFICDVAQLLHDSTEDSWRWSNCIPTK, from the exons ATGCAACGGATCGAAGCGGCTATCGAATGTGCAGTGAAATCAAGAAGATATGGTGCACTTATCACTGAGACTTTTGATCTTGCTCGTTCTCAGGCTCAGTCCGCAGTCGCCAAAGGATTGACACCATTTCCAGTCGTTGTGAAGGACTGCTTTGC AGTTCAGGGATATCCTTTGACATGCGCTTCAAGAATGTTGGAGAGCTACGTAGCACCGTACACAGCAACGGTAGTACAAAGATTAATAGATAGAG GAGGCTGCATCATTGGCAAGGGAAACATGGATGAGTTTTGCATGGGAACATCTAGCGTGCTTGGGCATTTTGGACCAGTGAAAAGTGGGCTCACG AGAAGTGTTGAAGATGATTGGTTCGTACCTGGAGGTTCATCTGGTGGATCAGCAGTTGCAGTCCAGCTAGGCATGGCAGAAGT TGGTCTTGGCTCAGACACCGGTGGTTCATCTAGAAACCCAGCAGCATTCAACGGGATTTTTGGCCTAAAGCCGACATATGGAGTCCTGTCGCGACACGGTTTAGTTCCTCTT GTCAATTCTTTGGATGTGCCGTCCATACTCGCTAAAAGCGCCAACTCTTGTTGGAACTTTCTTC AGGCGATGTCAGGTATTGACAAGCGAGATTCAACATCGATAGAGCTGTCTTCTTCGGATACATGTTCTTCAGTCGTCGGGTTACGCATTGGGATACCTAAG GAATATCACAATGAGTTCCTCTCTGATGATGCTTGGCGAGTGTGGAACCACGCTGCAAATACATTACAGCGACATGGAGCGAAAATAGTTGAATTGTCATTGCCCAACACTAAGTATTCTTTGGTGTGTTACCAAATAATCTCCGCAGTGGACATAGCTTCTAATATGGCACG TTACGACAGTATCGAATATGGTCATCGttctaaaaacgaaaaatccaCCTTTGACTTGTACGCATCTTCGCGAAGTGAGGCTTTCAATACCGTCGTCAAACGAAGAATCATGGCAGGGAATTATTTTCTGATGCGAGA GAATCGAAAGAAGTTCTTCACCAAAGCGTTGCGGGTACGTCGCAAAATTGCGAGCGAAATCTTTGAAGCTTTTAATTCAGTGGATATCTTATTGACACCGACTGCAACAGGATCCTctcctttattttcaaaactcaGGCAAGGCTTCTACAAGAGGGAGGACCAAGATGACTTCTACACTCAGCCTGCCAATCTAGCAG GGGTACCTGCCATTTCTGTACCATGTGGGAGAAGTTCAGACAACCTTCCGATAGGTGTACAACTTATCGGAAACCTGCTAAAGGACAGATTTATTTGCGATGTGGCTCAGCTGCTACATGATTCAACTGAGGATTCTTGGCGGTGGTCTAATTGTATTCCAACAAAgtag
- a CDS encoding hypothetical protein (NECATOR_CHRIV.G14239.T2), with protein MCTCVCKTGECNKDAFHDELNVLTTKIRSQQKVTVGIDANGNMGLEQQSDVPRKGTKLCDPGAFTKCIHNGAKETLSVQQQQGRKSPLHSSVEVKLTQNSAFAIRSTVDFNQEKRLRKEVALSTAKGPQKKWTSGAKEIENAWGKGTGAV; from the exons ATGTGCACATGCGTCTGCAAAACCGGTGAATGCAACAAGGACGCCTTccatgatgaactcaatgtgtTGACGACTAAAATACGGAGTCAGCAGAAGGTCactgtcggaatcgacgcgaATGGAAACatgggacttgaacaacaGTCCGATGTGCCAAGAAAAGG GACTAAGCTTTGCGATCCAGGTGCATTCACAAAGTGTATCCACAACGGTGCAAAGGAAACGCTCTCGGTTCAACAGcaacaaggaagaaaatcgCCCTTGCACTCATCTGTGGAGGTAAAATTAACACAAAATTCTGCATTTGCCATCCGCAGCACTGTCGATTTTAACCAAGAAAAGCGTCTGAGAAAGGAAGTTGCGCTCTCAACTGCAAAAGGACCGCAAAAAAAGTGGACGTCAGGAGCGAAGGAGATTGAAAACGCATGGGGGAAAGGGACCGGAGCAGTATAG
- a CDS encoding hypothetical protein (NECATOR_CHRIV.G14240.T1), with product MSNVSPKPVASVKCEVQPSTSTANETALPMSSPCHPSPALARSVPSSQEATSPSETAGKDFVFFTTELANQAALDFEKERFDSLLEWHIKYRKRKEAERSSSDDTVSEKAASSVSTESPTADVTERKAEKRKAESDPEDNTAKKPTYVDLTAPENSPVKKLEETPLRRMEMMTNSSAFSTSSSINDVVEAPTNGICKKDERSAKLEKLGEMERQVEAERLRVEWEKEVQAHEMKKLMQTQGLSPYSSPMFMPAPGPPSGMYPMAPYPGRYPPAGNGYPMGAIPAGSFPPAYPNGAPSFPPGYPMSAPGKSQIPSPAYIGDPMSFKGGAPPPGMSPHHPMYAHMMAARGMPSPVPGPGFPADPGRPFAIPGQSPGVSPFHPAPYPPHPYPQMPYGHPGMAKGVVPPPPYPFAGAAMAGAPGMPPNPAMMRNGPVDPMRWQGMPPNYPPSFPNPMPPGPTPSMPCQHMTSPKQGLAV from the exons ATGTCGAACGTGTCTCCCAAGCCAGTGGCTAGCGTGAAATGTGAGGTACAACCTTCAACCAGTACGGCTAACGAAACGGCTCTACCG atGAGCTCTCCTTGCCATCCATCTCCGGCTCTTGCACGATCAGTCCCATCATCCCAAGAAGCGACTTCCCCATCAGAAACCGCCGGCAaagattttgtgttttttac GACGGAACTGGCCAACCAGGCCGCGCTGGATTTCGAAAAGGAACGTTTTGACAGCCTTCTGGAGTGGCATATAAAATATCGTAAGAGGAAAGAAGCAGAACGATCTTCATCGGATGATACTGTATCAGAAAAAGCTGCAAGCTCAGTGTCAACTGAGTCTCCAACGGCGGATGTTACTGAGCGAAAGGCCGAAAAAAGGAAGGCTGAG AGTGATCCTGAAGATAACACCGCCAAGAAGCCAACTTATGTGGATTTAACTGCACCAGAGAATTCTCCTGTAAAGAAACTGGAAGAAACACcgttaag aCGTATGGAGATGATGACAAACTCATCTGCGTTCAGCACCTCTTCCAGTATTAACGATGTGGTCGAAGCGCCGACAAATGGAATTTGTAAAAA aGATGAAAGGTCAgcaaaattggagaaattggGTGAAATGGAGCGGCAAGTTGAAGCGGAAAGGCTTCGGGTCGAATGGGAGAAGGAAGTCCAGGCGCATGAG ATGAAAAAACTCATGCAGACTCAAGGGCTTTCTCCGTATTCTTCGCCTATGTTCATGCCAGCTCCGG GGCCTCCAAGCGGCATGTATCCAATGGCTCCATATCCTGGTCGCTATCCTCCTGCTGGCAATGGTTACCCTATGGGAGCCATACCTGCAGGCTCCTTTCCTCCTGCATATCCTAACGGGGCCCCGTCGTTCCCTCCAG GTTATCCTATGTCAGCTCCAGGAAAATCTCAAATCCCCTCTCCTGCATATATTGGTGACCCAATGTCGTTCAAGGGAGGCGCACCGCCTCCAGGGATGAGTCCTCATCATCCGATGTACGCGCATATGATGGCTGCACGGG GAATGCCATCACCAGTTCCTGGCCCTGGTTTTCCTGCCGATCCCGGTCGACCTTTTGCAATCCCGGGACAGTCACCAGGTGTCAGCCCATTCCATCCCGCTCCATATCCTCCACACCCATATCCTCAAATGCCGTATGGACATCCTGGTATGGCAAag GGTGTTGTCCCTCCTCCTCCTTATCCATTTGCTGGAGCAGCTATGGCCGGAGCACCAGGAATGCCACCTAATCCAG cTATGATGCGGAATGGTCCCGTTGATCCTATGAGGTGGCAGGGAATGCCGCCAAACTATCCACCATCGTTCCCTAACCCTATGCCGCCAGGACCTACACCATCAATGCCGTGTCAACATATGACATCACCTAAGCAAGGCTTAGCTGTTTGA
- a CDS encoding hypothetical protein (NECATOR_CHRIV.G14240.T3), with translation MQRIEAAIECAVKSRRYGALITETFDLARSQAQSAVAKGLTPFPVVVKDCFAVQGYPLTCASRMLESYVAPYTATVVQRLIDRGGCIIGKGNMDEFCMGTSSVLGHFGPVKSGLTRSVEDDWFVPGGSSGGSAVAVQLGMAEVGLGSDTGGSSRNPAAFNGIFGLKPTYGVLSRHGLVPLVNSLDVPSILAKSANSCWNFLQAMSGIDKRDSTSIELSSSDTCSSVVGLRIGIPKEYHNEFLSDDAWRVWNHAANTLQRHGAKIVELSLPNTKYSLVCYQIISAVDIASNMARYDSIEYGHRSKNEKSTFDLYASSRSEAFNTVVKRRIMAGNYFLMRENRKKFFTKALRVRRKIASEIFEAFNSVDILLTPTATGSSPLFSKLRQGFYKREDQDDFYTQPANLAGVPAISVPCGRSSDNLPIGVQLIGNLLKDRFICDVAQLLHDSTEDSWRYILACSILEKNLSPGVESKHFVNRIASSMSNVSPKPVASVKCEVQPSTSTANETALPMSSPCHPSPALARSVPSSQEATSPSETAGKDFVFFTTELANQAALDFEKERFDSLLEWHIKYRKRKEAERSSSDDTVSEKAASSVSTESPTADVTERKAEKRKAESDPEDNTAKKPTYVDLTAPENSPVKKLEETPLRRMEMMTNSSAFSTSSSINDVVEAPTNGICKKDERSAKLEKLGEMERQVEAERLRVEWEKEVQAHEMKKLMQTQGLSPYSSPMFMPAPGPPSGMYPMAPYPGRYPPAGNGYPMGAIPAGSFPPAYPNGAPSFPPGYPMSAPGKSQIPSPAYIGDPMSFKGGAPPPGMSPHHPMYAHMMAARGMPSPVPGPGFPADPGRPFAIPGQSPGVSPFHPAPYPPHPYPQMPYGHPGMAKGVVPPPPYPFAGAAMAGAPGMPPNPAMMRNGPVDPMRWQGMPPNYPPSFPNPMPPGPTPSMPCQHMTSPKQGLAV, from the exons ATGCAACGGATCGAAGCGGCTATCGAATGTGCAGTGAAATCAAGAAGATATGGTGCACTTATCACTGAGACTTTTGATCTTGCTCGTTCTCAGGCTCAGTCCGCAGTCGCCAAAGGATTGACACCATTTCCAGTCGTTGTGAAGGACTGCTTTGC AGTTCAGGGATATCCTTTGACATGCGCTTCAAGAATGTTGGAGAGCTACGTAGCACCGTACACAGCAACGGTAGTACAAAGATTAATAGATAGAG GAGGCTGCATCATTGGCAAGGGAAACATGGATGAGTTTTGCATGGGAACATCTAGCGTGCTTGGGCATTTTGGACCAGTGAAAAGTGGGCTCACG AGAAGTGTTGAAGATGATTGGTTCGTACCTGGAGGTTCATCTGGTGGATCAGCAGTTGCAGTCCAGCTAGGCATGGCAGAAGT TGGTCTTGGCTCAGACACCGGTGGTTCATCTAGAAACCCAGCAGCATTCAACGGGATTTTTGGCCTAAAGCCGACATATGGAGTCCTGTCGCGACACGGTTTAGTTCCTCTT GTCAATTCTTTGGATGTGCCGTCCATACTCGCTAAAAGCGCCAACTCTTGTTGGAACTTTCTTC AGGCGATGTCAGGTATTGACAAGCGAGATTCAACATCGATAGAGCTGTCTTCTTCGGATACATGTTCTTCAGTCGTCGGGTTACGCATTGGGATACCTAAG GAATATCACAATGAGTTCCTCTCTGATGATGCTTGGCGAGTGTGGAACCACGCTGCAAATACATTACAGCGACATGGAGCGAAAATAGTTGAATTGTCATTGCCCAACACTAAGTATTCTTTGGTGTGTTACCAAATAATCTCCGCAGTGGACATAGCTTCTAATATGGCACG TTACGACAGTATCGAATATGGTCATCGttctaaaaacgaaaaatccaCCTTTGACTTGTACGCATCTTCGCGAAGTGAGGCTTTCAATACCGTCGTCAAACGAAGAATCATGGCAGGGAATTATTTTCTGATGCGAGA GAATCGAAAGAAGTTCTTCACCAAAGCGTTGCGGGTACGTCGCAAAATTGCGAGCGAAATCTTTGAAGCTTTTAATTCAGTGGATATCTTATTGACACCGACTGCAACAGGATCCTctcctttattttcaaaactcaGGCAAGGCTTCTACAAGAGGGAGGACCAAGATGACTTCTACACTCAGCCTGCCAATCTAGCAG GGGTACCTGCCATTTCTGTACCATGTGGGAGAAGTTCAGACAACCTTCCGATAGGTGTACAACTTATCGGAAACCTGCTAAAGGACAGATTTATTTGCGATGTGGCTCAGCTGCTACATGATTCAACTGAGGATTCTTGGCG ATATATATTGGCATGCAGCATACTTGAGAAAAACCTCTCGCCGGGTGTTGAATCAAAGCACTTCGTCAACCGCATTGCTTCCAGTATGTCGAACGTGTCTCCCAAGCCAGTGGCTAGCGTGAAATGTGAGGTACAACCTTCAACCAGTACGGCTAACGAAACGGCTCTACCG atGAGCTCTCCTTGCCATCCATCTCCGGCTCTTGCACGATCAGTCCCATCATCCCAAGAAGCGACTTCCCCATCAGAAACCGCCGGCAaagattttgtgttttttac GACGGAACTGGCCAACCAGGCCGCGCTGGATTTCGAAAAGGAACGTTTTGACAGCCTTCTGGAGTGGCATATAAAATATCGTAAGAGGAAAGAAGCAGAACGATCTTCATCGGATGATACTGTATCAGAAAAAGCTGCAAGCTCAGTGTCAACTGAGTCTCCAACGGCGGATGTTACTGAGCGAAAGGCCGAAAAAAGGAAGGCTGAG AGTGATCCTGAAGATAACACCGCCAAGAAGCCAACTTATGTGGATTTAACTGCACCAGAGAATTCTCCTGTAAAGAAACTGGAAGAAACACcgttaag aCGTATGGAGATGATGACAAACTCATCTGCGTTCAGCACCTCTTCCAGTATTAACGATGTGGTCGAAGCGCCGACAAATGGAATTTGTAAAAA aGATGAAAGGTCAgcaaaattggagaaattggGTGAAATGGAGCGGCAAGTTGAAGCGGAAAGGCTTCGGGTCGAATGGGAGAAGGAAGTCCAGGCGCATGAG ATGAAAAAACTCATGCAGACTCAAGGGCTTTCTCCGTATTCTTCGCCTATGTTCATGCCAGCTCCGG GGCCTCCAAGCGGCATGTATCCAATGGCTCCATATCCTGGTCGCTATCCTCCTGCTGGCAATGGTTACCCTATGGGAGCCATACCTGCAGGCTCCTTTCCTCCTGCATATCCTAACGGGGCCCCGTCGTTCCCTCCAG GTTATCCTATGTCAGCTCCAGGAAAATCTCAAATCCCCTCTCCTGCATATATTGGTGACCCAATGTCGTTCAAGGGAGGCGCACCGCCTCCAGGGATGAGTCCTCATCATCCGATGTACGCGCATATGATGGCTGCACGGG GAATGCCATCACCAGTTCCTGGCCCTGGTTTTCCTGCCGATCCCGGTCGACCTTTTGCAATCCCGGGACAGTCACCAGGTGTCAGCCCATTCCATCCCGCTCCATATCCTCCACACCCATATCCTCAAATGCCGTATGGACATCCTGGTATGGCAAag GGTGTTGTCCCTCCTCCTCCTTATCCATTTGCTGGAGCAGCTATGGCCGGAGCACCAGGAATGCCACCTAATCCAG cTATGATGCGGAATGGTCCCGTTGATCCTATGAGGTGGCAGGGAATGCCGCCAAACTATCCACCATCGTTCCCTAACCCTATGCCGCCAGGACCTACACCATCAATGCCGTGTCAACATATGACATCACCTAAGCAAGGCTTAGCTGTTTGA